The sequence below is a genomic window from Candidatus Methanoplasma termitum.
CTGCCCGCACCACCCGGACGACTGCTGTTCATGCAGGAAACCTGAGACAGACCTTGGCGTAGCGGCGATCATGAAATACCACATCAATCCCAGCATATCATACATGATCGGCGATCATGATAAGGATATCGAGTTCGGAAGAAGGCTCGGTCTGAAAACATACCAGATATCAGAGAAAAGAACTTTCGTAAAGATCGTGGATGAGATACTCACTGCCGATAAAAGATGACCCTATAGATCCCGGCAAGGAATCTTCCGACGATCCCGCACTGGTGGAACGATAAGTAGATCACTTTCGGACTCACCTTGGAACTTCCGCTTGCCCTCTTCCCGAACTCGTACGATATCTCGCTGACATTGACGTCGGAGGGCCCGTTCCTCAGGAAATCATAGAGGAGCTTGAATCCTTTCATTTCGAACTTGCTTCCCTCTTCGTTTATCACCTTTGAGAAAAGCTCCACGTTTCCTCCGAAGAGTCCGCTTGCTATGTCCTTCGTCCTTGTCTTTCCGTGTACGAAAAGCACCGAAGATGCCAATGTGGCGAACGCGTATGAGCCGAGGCTTCTCTTGAATCCGAGGGCTCTT
It includes:
- a CDS encoding glycosyltransferase, whose product is MDSRKTFTIILPTYNEEEGIADMLTSLKGMYPDFHILIMDDNSKDRTKEVVDALNLDKVRMIVRDSDVRGVTVSVCDGILACGTDYFMCMDSDFQHPLEAAGRIYDELNKGFDLVIGVRVNRRALGFKRSLGSYAFATLASSVLFVHGKTRTKDIASGLFGGNVELFSKVINEEGSKFEMKGFKLLYDFLRNGPSDVNVSEISYEFGKRASGSSKVSPKVIYLSFHQCGIVGRFLAGIYRVIFYRQ